Genomic window (Jeotgalibacillus aurantiacus):
TAACAGCAACGCACTGATGGCTGCAGCGCAGGTTGAGCGGGCAGGGGCTGAACCGAGACTGCTTGGCAAGCTGACAGATGATCTGGATGAATGCTATGAAGCAGTTAAAAAGTCATTAAATGAAGTCGATGTACTGATCACCACAGGGGGCGTGTCAGTCGGAGACTTTGATTTTTTACCTGAGGTGTACAAACGTCTTGGAGCGGATGTTTTGTTTAATAAAACCGCCATGCGCCCTGGAAGTGTGACGACTGTCGCTCATGTAAAAGAGAAATTTCTGTTCGGGTTATCCGGAAATCCTTCAGCCTGTTACGTTGGCTTTGAGCTCCTGACAAGGCCGGTCCTTCAACTGATGATGGGCAGCAGTAAACCTCATCACACGATTGAAGATGCTGTATTAGGTGCTGATTTTACAAAGCCTAATCCTTTTACGCGATTTGTCCGCGGGAAAATGGAAATTAAAAACGGACAGCTGTATGCAAGTCCCTCGGGTTTTGATAAATCCAGTGCAGTCAGCTCTTTAGCGGGAACAGACTGTCTGATTATGCTGCCCGGCGGAACAAGAGGCTATCGTTCGGGAGATGCAGTACGAATTGTATTACTTGAAGCAGGACATGGAAGTGAGTGGCCGTGGTAATGCCTGTTCTTCAGGTAGTCGGTTATCAGAACAGCGGAAAAACAACAGTCGTAAAGCATTTAATTGAGGCGGCTGCGTTAAAAGGTCTTGTAACCGGAACATTGAAACACCATGGACACGGTGGCTTACCGGAGCAGCCTTCCGGTAAAGACAGCCGCGTTCATTTAGAGACAGGTGCTTCGATCAGTACAGTTGAAGGGGAAGGCGCAGTGGTTCTGCAGTCTGCTCCCGGTTTATTATCACTTGATCAGCTGCTTGATTTTTACAGAACATTGCCGATTCATGTTATTTTAATAGAAGGATATAAAAAAGAGCCATTTCCAAAAATCGCTGTGATCAGAAACACTGAGGACCTTTCATTACTAAACGACTGTACAAACATTCAACTCGTCATTTCAGCAGCTCCAGTGAAAGGATTATCAGTGCCAAATATCTTGTTTGAAGATCAGTCGAGCTATACAAAATGGTATACCAATTGGCTAAAGGAGGAAGGCGCTTGTTTATCGTGACAGATGAGCCAATATCTATTGAAGAAGTATCCGGAAAAGTGATGCGTCCCGAGGCTGGAGCTGTTGTGACCTTCACGGGAACGGTCCGGGAATTTACAAAAGGACGCAGGACGCTTCAGCTTACATATGAAGCCTATGCCGAAATGGCGGAAAAACAGCTGCGGCGGATTGGTGATGAAATCAAGGAGCGCTGGCCGGACGCCGTGACCGCTATTACCCATCGCACTGGGGTCCTTGGCATATCAGATATCGCTGTTGTCATCGCAGTTTCCACACCCCATCGAAAAGATGCCTATGAGGCAAATGAATATGCGATTGAACGGATCAAAGAGATCGTGCCCATTTGGAAAAAAGAAAAATGGGAGGATGGGGAAGAGTGGATTGGTGACCAGCTCGGAAAACATCCTGGAACACCATCAAAGGAGGAAATCCATTGATTACAGTAAATTGTTTTGCCCATTTAAAAGAGCAACTTGGACATGATCGTATCACGCTTGAATACAAGGAGTTAACCGTGCAGGAGCTCCTTCAGGTCTTGCGGGAAAAATATGAAGTGAAAACAGAATCCATTCTCGTAGCTGTTAATGAAGAATATGCATTTCCCGAGGATAAAATCACGGAGTATGATACGGTCGCGCTGATTCCGCCGGTCAGTGGCGGATGATCATCATTGGAGCAGTGATGGCTGGCGGGAAATCAGTCCGATTTGGTAAAGCGAAAGCCTTTGCCGAATTCGACGGGGCTCCATTTTATAAAAAAGCGGTGGATGCACTGACACCTCATGTTGAAAAGGTTGTATTATCTATCAGACATGAGCAGGAAAATGCGTTCTCAAATAGCGATCTAGAGCTGATCAAAGACCTGGATCCGTATGTGAATTGCGGCCCGCTTGGAGGCCTGTATGCCTTGATGAAGCAGACAGACGGGGACGCCTATCTTGTTCTTCCATGTGACTTACCGCTTTTTACGGAAAAGGCGTCTTCCAAATTATTTCAGCAGTTTGAAGAAGGTGTGATGGCTGTTATTCCAGAAGTCGATGGCATGCTTCAGCCTCTTTCAGCTCTTTATCTGATAGGTTGTCTGCCCTATATTGAAAAGCAGCTTCAACAGGGAGATTATCGGATGATGGGCTTTTTGAATGAAATCCCATGGAAAGCTGTAACATATCAGGAACTTGACGTACCAAAAGATATTTTTTTGAATGTGAATGATCAAAAGACCTATGAGGCATTCATTCAGAAATACGCGCATTCAGGAAAGGAGGGAGAAAGTGGAGCCGATTAAAGATACTTTTAACAGACCGCTGCACGATATCCGGATATCCGTCACCGATCAATGTAACTTCCGCTGCGGTTATTGTATGCCCGCGGATTTATTCGGACCTGATTTTGCTTTCATGCCGAAGGAGCATTATCTGACATTCGAAGAAATTGAAAAGCTGGTCCGTGCGATGAGCGAGCTTGGTGTTGAAAAGGTGCGGCTGACAGGTGGTGAGCCCCTTTTACGGAAGGACCTTCATGAGCTGATTGAGAAGCTGAACCGGATAGAAGGCATCAAAGATATCGCCCTGACCACAAATGCGATGCTTCTTCCCAAACAGGCGAAAAAACTGAAAGAAGCAGGGCTCAAGCGGGTAAACATCAGTATGGATGCGATTGAAGAAGAAGTATTTAAAAAAATGAACGGCCGTAATGTCAGTACAAAGCCTGTTATTAAAGGGATTGACGCAGCTTTAAAAGCAGGGCTAGAAGTGAAAATCAATATGGTCGTGCAAAAGGGCGTCAATGATGATCAGATTCTGCCAATGGCGCGATTTTTTAAGAAGAAGGGCATCACGCTCCGTTTCATTGAATTTATGGACGTCGGCAACACAAACGGCTGGAAAATGTCCTCCGTTATTACGAAAAAAGAAATCATCGGACTGCTTCAGCAGGAATTTGATTTAGAGCCGGTAGACCCTGACTATTTCGGTGAAGTAGCCAACCGTTATCGCTACACGGATGAAGAAAATGAAGTCGGGGTGATTTCTTCCGTATCTGACTCATTCTGCTCGAGCTGCACAAGGGCCAGGCTGTCAGCTGATGGTAAGCTCTACACGTGTTTATTTGCAACAGAAGGTCATGATCTGAAAGAAGCTGTGCAAACAAAATCCCATGCGCATTTAAAAGCAGAGCTGGCCGGCATCTGGTCAAAGCGTACAGACCGTTATTCTGATGAACGCACAGAAGAAACCGCCAAAAACAGACCGAAAATCGAAATGTCATACATCGGCGGGTAAAAGGAGTTTGGCGTATGTTAAGTGAACACAGAAAAAAATCCTCCAAATCGGTCGCCTGCAAGGTCATTACCGTAAGTGACACACGGACGGAGGAAACAGATAAAAGTGGCAAACTCATGATCGACCTGTTGAAAAAGGAAGGTCACCAGCTCATCCATTATGAAATCGTAACAGACGAAAGGATCCTCATTGAAAGAGCCATTCAGTCCGGCCTGAAGGATGAGAAAGTGGAAGCGATTCTCATTAACGGAGGCACAGGTGTTGCTCCGCGGGACGTGACGATTGAAGTCGTAAAGCCGCTCCTTGAAAAAGAACTGCCCGGCTTCGGTGAAATCTTCCGCTATTTAAGCTACACAGAAGACATCGGCTCTGCTGCCATTCTTTCAAGAGCCTGTGCAGGGACCGCCAACAAAACGGTCGTGTTCTCAACGCCGGGCTCAAGCGGTGCCGTCAAACTCGCCATGGAAAAACTCATACTGCCGGAGATCGGGCACCTCGCCTGGGAACTCACGAGATAAAACCGTCCTGAATGGGGCGGTTTTTATTATGGGTGCAGGTTGAAGTTGTTGATAGCCAGGCAGCTTTCTTTTGTCGTTAATTGCATAAAAGATGTCGATAGAGCTGTGGTTTCTGTTGATAGGATTCATTACGCGGCTGGAACTGTTGATAGACTGCTGGATGATGTTAATAGAGTTGGCGGATTTGTCGTTAGCCGCCTGCTTTCTGTTCCAACAGTCCTGAGTTCTGTCGAAGCTGCGGTTATTTACCACTTCAATACATTTGTTCAATACTCTTTTATCCTGTCTAGCTTGGTTAAAATTAATATCAAACGAAGTCGTCGTTAACCGTCCATTTTTTGTCGTTAAGCGCATAAAAAATGTCGCTAGAGCCGTGTTTTTTGTTGATAGGCCGCATTACGCGGTTGAAAATGTTAATAGACTGCTGGAAAATGTTAAAAGGCGCGGTGAATTTGTTGTTAGGCGCTTGAATTTTGTTCAAACAGTCCTGAATTCTATCGACGCGCCGTCACTCGTTTCCCAACGCGCCCGTTTCCCACATCCACACCCTCTTTATCACCCACCCAAACTATTTCGCCACCAAACAATCTCAAATTCAAACTTTTTCACTATTTCTAGTTTCGCCTGTTATCTGATAGGGTAATAAATGACAGGTGCGAAAAACTGAAAATTATAAAAATTGTACAGGGGGAGAGAAATGTGTCAGAACAGATCAATGTAACGATTAACGGGAAACCTGCAGTGATTGATGCTAATTTATCTGCCATGCAGGCATTGGAGGATCATCAGACAGAGGTTCCTTCGGTCTGTTATCATCCGAGCCTCGGGGCAATTGAAACATGCGATACGTGCATTGTAAAAGTGAACGGTGAATTTGTCAGATCCTGTTCGACTCAGCTTAAACCGGGAGATGTCGTGGACGGTGTCTCTTCTGAAGTGAAAGAAGCGCAGGTTATCGGGATGGACCGTATTTTAAAAAATCATGAACTGTATTGTACAGTCTGTGATTACAATAATGGCACGTGCGAAGTACATAACACGGTCAAGGAAATGAAGGTTAATCATCAGAGCATGCCTTTTGAGCAGAAACCTTATGAAATTGACGACTCGAATCCTTTTTACCGCTATGATCCGGATCAGTGTATTCTGTGCGGCCGATGTGTCGAGGCTTGCCAGGACGTACAGGTAACGGAAACGCTCACAATTGACTGGTCGCTGAAAAAGCCGCGTGTGATCTGGGATAAAAACTCTAAAATTAACGAATCCTCCTGTGTGTCGTGTGGACACTGTTCTACGGTTTGTCCTTGTAATGCCATGATGGAAAAAGGGATGGAGGGCGAAGCCGGTTTTCTAACGGGGATTGCCAAGAAAACATTGCGTCCGATGATTGAACTGACGAAGAATGTTGAAACCGGTTACGGGTCAATTTTAGCGATATCTGATATGGAATCAGCCATGCGTGAGGACCGTATTAAGAAAACGAAAACGGTTTGTACGTATTGCGGGGTTGGCTGCAGCTTTGATATCTGGACGAAGGATCGCAAAATTCTTAAGGTTGAACCTTCCGTTGATGCTCCGGCGAACGGTATTTCAACATGTGTGAAAGGGAAGTTCGGCTGGGATTATGTGAACAGTGAAGAACGTTTAACCAAACCGCTGATTCGTGAAGGCGATGCATTCCGTGAGGCGGAGTGGGAAGAGGCTTTGAGCCTGATTACTTCAAAGTTCAAAGAGTCCCTTGAGAAAAAAGGACCGGATTCCATGGCGTTCATCAGTTCATCTAAATGTACAAATGAAGAATCCTACGTCATGCAGAAGCTGGCAAGGGCTGTTATTGGTACTAATAATGTGGACAATTGCTCGCGTTACTGTCAGACACCTGCAACGATGGGTCTTTTCAGAACGGTTGGTCACGGAGGAGACTCCGGGTCCATCACAGATATCGCTCAAGCAGGCCTGGTCCTTATTGTAGGATCTAATACATCGGAATCTCACCCGGTACTTGCGACAAGAGTGAAGCGTGCCCACAAGCTTCATGGACAGCGGTTAATCGTATCAGATATCCGTCGTCACGAAATGGCGGACCGTGCTGATCTGTTCTTCCAGCCAAAGCCGGGTTCAGACCTTGTTTGGCTGTCAGCAGTGACGAAGTACATCGTTGATCAGGGATGGGCTGATGAGACGTTTTTAAATAACCGTGTAAATGGACTGGATGATTATATTAAGAGCATTCAAAAGTTTACGCTTGAGTATGCAGAAGAAGCGACAGGCATTTCCAAAGAAACGCTGATTACGATCGCTGAAGAAATTCATCAGGCTAAAACGACCGCCGTATTATGGGCGATGGGTGTCACGCAGCACTCAGGCGGAAGTGATACGAGTACAGCGATTTCCAATATGCTGCTGATTACCGGTAACTATGGCAAGCCGGGAGCGGGAAGCTATCCACTTCGCGGTCATAACAATGTGCAGGGAGCGAGTGACTTCGGCAGTATGCCGGACCGTTTCCCGGGTTATGAAAAGGTCGCTGATGATGACGTTCGTGCAAAGTACGAAAAAGCATGGAACGCAAAAATTCCGGCAGAGAAAGGCCTGAATAATCATGAGATGATTGACGCGATTCACGATGGGAAGCTGAATGTCATGTATTTAAAAGGTGAGGACATGGGAATCGTGGACTCTAATATTAATTACGTACACGAAGCCTTTGAAAAGCTGGATTTCTTTGTTGTACAGGATATTTTCCTGTCTAAAACGGCTGAGTTTGCTGATGTTGTCCTTCCGGCGAGCCCAAGTCTTGAAAAGGAAGGGACGTTTACAAATACAGAGCGTCGCGTACAGCGTCTGTATCAGGCGCTTGAACCGCTTGGTGATTCCCGTCCGGACTGGGAAATTATTCAGGACATTGCCAACCGTCTTGGTGCCAATTGGAACTATACGCATCCGTCTGAAATTATGGCAGAGGCAGCCTCTCTTGCCCCATTATATGCGGGGGTTACGTATGAGCGCCTTGAAGGATATAACAGTCTTCAATGGCCGGTGGCTGCTGATGGAACCGACTCACCATTGCTATTCCTGGATGAATTTCCGTTTCCGGATGGTAAGGCAAGGTTATTCCCGGTGGATTGGACAAAGCCTCTTGAGTTTGAAAAAGAGTACGACATTCATGTGAATAATGGACGTTTACTGGAGCATTTTCACGAAGGGAATATGACGTATAAGTCAAAAGGGATTTCTTCCAAGACGCCAAAAGCCTTTCTTGAAGTATCACCTGAACTTGCTGCAGAGCGCGGGCTTGAGGATGGAACGCTTGTAAGACTGACCTCTCCTTATGGTTCTGTCAAAGTGGAATGTCTGGTGACAGACCGCGTGAAAGGAAAAGAGGTGTATCTGCCGATGAACGATGCAGGTGAGGGAGCCATTAACTATCTCACGAGTTCACAGGCGGATAAGGATACAGACACGCCGGCCTATAAAGAAATCAGTGCAAAGCTTGAAGTGCTCAAACCGAAGGGTGAAAGTCCTCTTCCAAGAATTAATCACCGTAACGGAGATCCTCAGCCTCAGATGGGTGTGCGGGTGGATAAAAAGTGGGCAAGGAAGGATTACGTCTTTCCTGGCGACCTCGTGAAATTAAGAAAGGAGGCGTCTAAGCGTGGCTAAAGCAACCAAAGTGATTCACCGGATGGAAGTCAGTCCTGAAGAAAAAAGACGTCGTGATCTGGAAGAGATTGAAACAAGGCTTTTGGACAATAAAGACGCTGTACACGAACTTTTTGACGTGCTTGAACAGCTGCAAAAACGCGAAATCCTTCAAACTTTAAAATCCCTTTTTGCTAAAGGGGATGAGGTAATGGATATTCTCGTGAAAACAGCTGATTCCAAAGAAACCGCCAACAGTATTAAAAATCTACTTTTATTACTCGGAACGCTTGGAACACTGAACGTCCAACAGCTCGAACCACTCATTTTAAAAGTGAATGCAGGTATTGCGCGGGTGGCAGAGCTGGATGAGAAAAAGGAGCAGCAGGGATATGTCACCCTGCTAAAATCACTGAATGACCCTGAAGTGAAAAGAGCCATGGCAGTTGGTGCTGCATTTCTGAAAGGACTTGGCATTAAACAGGATGAATATGAACGGACTTCTCAGAAGCCTGGAAATCAAAAGACAAAGGCTGAGGGTGAACAGTTTGATGATATTTTCACAAAAGAATATTACACGCTGCAAAAAGAAAACGGTTCGTCGCGTCCATCTTCAGGTGATTCGGGCGGCAGCTGGGTGATTCCGGCGGGTCTTTTACTGGCTGCCATTCCTATTTCATTGTTGTTTAAGAAGAAGTCGTAGAATAACGATCCGGAGCCAGTCCGGCTCCGGATGACTTTTAATGAGGAGGAACAGGGATGGGAGAAAAAAAGTTAAAAAACCGCTGGCTGATTGCTGTGGCAGCGGTAGGTATTCATATTTCAATCGGCTCTGTCTATTCATGGAGTGTGTTTTCAAATCCACTTAATGAAAAGCATGGGTGGTCCTCAAGTGACATCGCCTTGACGTTTAGTATCGCAATCTTATTCCTTGGTTTAGCTGCCGCGTTTATGGGGCATTTTGTGGAGAAACACGGTCCGAGAAAATCCGGTATTGTATCGACGATCTGCTTTGGGATTGGGATGATCGGTGCAGGCTTTGCGGACAGTATCGGGAATCTGTATTTATTGTATTTTTTCTATGGGGCATTAGGGGGAATTGGTCTTGGGATTGGTTACATCACTCCGGTATCGACACTGGTTAAATGGTTCCCGGATCGGCGTGGCCTTGCAACAGGACTTGCGATTATGGGCTTTGGATTCGCTTCATTAATTGCGAGCCCGGTGATTGAAATGCTGATTAACAATATTGGGATTTCAAATACGTTTTTCTTACTGGGTGCCATTTATTTTGTGTTGATGTTCAGTTCATCTCTCTATCTTGCACCGCCACCGAAGGATTTTGTGCCTAAGGGAATGACGCTTGAAGAGAAAAAGGAAAAAGAGAATAATAAAAGTACTGGGGATCTGGCGCAGCTGACAGCAAATGAGGCGGTTAAAACAGTTCGTTTTTGGGCGCTCTGGATCATGCTGTTCATCAATGTGACATGTGGAATCGCCATCATTGCAGTAGCATCTCCAATGGCACAGGATATTGCAGGGATGACTGCCGGTGCAGCAGCGTTGATGGTTGGAATCATGGGACTCTTCAATGGATTTGGCCGTCTTGGCTGGGCTTCCATTTCAGACTACATCGGACGCCCAAACGTTTATACGACGTTTTTTGTTTTACAGATAGCTGCGTTTGTTCTGCTGCCTAACGTAACAAATGCGATTATCTTCCAAATTCTGATCTTTGTTATTTTATCATGCTACGGCGGAGGGTTTGCCTCTATTCCGGCCTATATCGGAGATCTCTTTGGAACGAAGCAGCTTGGCGCGATTCATGGTTATATTTTGACGGCATGGGCAGCAGCGGGACTTGTTGGACCAAGTGTCGTGACACGAATTGAAGAAGCAACAAACAGCTATGCGCTGACGATGTATATTTTCACAGGTGCATTCGTCGTCGCCCTGATCGTTTCCCTGCTGATCCGGGTAAACATCAAGAAAATCCGGGAAGAAAATACGCAGCCCGCTGAAGCGACAAGTTAAAGTTAGCTTTTAAAGGATGCTGCTTCGCATTACTCTATTAATCTCGCAACTGGATTTATATGAAACATTTTTTATAGTTTGATAAACATCCGGACACATGTCCGGGTGTTTATTTCGTCAGGAGTGATTCGTTTGAAAGATGTTACATATAAAAAAAGGATTTTGCGCTTTACAGATGGCTCTGCAGTTTGGACAGAAGATACGATCGCAACAGAGCAGGTACTCACGATCAAATTGAATGGTGAAGAATTTGTCACGATGGTCTGTTCACCTGAATATATGGAAGACCTGGCTGTCGGATATTTAGCGTCTGAGGGAATCATCAAGTCAGAGCGGGACTTATCATCCGTCCGTCTTGATGAAAAAGCGGGATTTATTCACATCGAATCTGAAAAGCTCAATCCGCTTTATAAAAATCTGCAAAATAAAAGGTATATCACTTCTTGCTGCGGAGGAAGCAGACAGGGATTTGTTTTTGCCAGCGATGCCATGGCTGCAAAGAAAATGGACAACATCACCGTTCGTATCAACCCTGAAAGATGTTTGGACTTAATGGAGAAAATGCAAAGCGGAGCAGAGATCTTTAAGGAGACAGGAGGCGTCCACAACGCTTCTTTATGCACTGCAGATGGAGAGATCTTGTTATCAAGAATGGACATAGGGCGCCATAATGCGCTTGATAAAATCTATGGACACTGTCTCAAAAATAACGTGTCAGTTCAAGATAAGATCATCGTGTTCAGCGGACGATTATCCTCTGAAATCCTGCTGAAGGTAGCTAAAATCGGATGTGAGATCGTTCTGTCAAAATCCGCCCCAACCGAACGGGCAATCGAACTCGCAGAAGAACTCGGCATCACAACAGTCGGCTTCATCAGAGGACGCTCCTTCAACATCTACACGAATCCGGAGAGAATTGTGATGTAATGTTATATAAAAACGGACCGGACACACCCTTCTCTTTCCGCGGCCGCGCGGTGAGCCAGCTAGTGCTTCGCACTACGCTGTCTCACCTGTCGCTTCACTGCCGCAGGAGTCTTCGGGTGTGTCCGGTCCTTTTGAAAATAAATGATTATGACTTGATGAAAAGTAATGTATATAGTCAGAAAGATCTTTTTCTATGATTAAAAATTTCAGGTAAGTGGAGCAGAAGGCGGTGACTCCTGCGGCATAGAAGGGCAGGTGAAACTCTGCAGGCGCGAAGCGTCAAAGAGGTTCACCGCCCGGCCGCGGAAAGCGTCCGCCTGTCGCGGAGGTTACCGGTTAAAAGAAAGCCGAAGGAATTTTACAAATTATTTTAATCGTTCTTCTTCTCCTCAGCCTTCAACTCATCATGATCAATATATTGAACATTGTTCTTGAAGATAAGCCGCGTTCTGAATCTGTAGCGGCATTTTTCATCATGCTGAGCCAGGTGCTCAGGGATCACGTAAGTAAAGGGAAGCTCCTTCCACTCCTTATCATCGATCTCCTGAGACATATAAATCGTCGCAGCAATTTCAACTGCCTTTTCTTCTTTAGAATCAGGATCAAATTTCATCAGATCACATTCCAGTCTGGAGACCTTCGCTTTTTGCTTTGGACCTTTCAGTCTGAATGTACCCGTAATTTTTTCTCCTGGCGTCAGTGTGTTTTGATTCAATACTAAATCCACTTTTCCTTTACCTGGTGAGAGCGCGCTGATCATTCTTGCGAGCACTTTGATCACATCCTTTGGTTCTACATACGATTAGGGTTCATAAAGGTTTCATTGCTACCTTTAATTTATCGTTCCGCCGTGTGTTGAAGCAAGTTCCGGTGAGCTTTTAAGTTTACGGAACCGAAGATAAAATACGCTGGTCATAGCAAACGAAAGGATTCCAAATACAACAACCATGAGTGGGAGACCGATCAAATCCAGCAGCAGTCCGGTTAACAGAAGCACGACCTGGAAGATGATCCGGTCGAGCATATTTCTGAAAGAGAAAAATCGTCCGTGAAATTCTTTTGGAATGCGCGTCTGAAAAATAGTCGCCGCTGTAGGGAAAAAGCACCCCACTGCAAAACCGAAAATAGCAAATGACAGGATCGATAATGCAGGAATGTATGCGAAAAATAAAAGAAACTGTGAAAATCCGATGACAAATGAAAAACCGAATAAGATCGAGTAAGGTGAAAATGATTCGCCAATTCGTTTAATCACAAAGGCACCGATCATAAACGCAATCCCTTCAGCCGTATAGATCCACCCTTTTATGGCAGGATCATTCTGGATTTCACTGATATTAATGACCATCAGGTTGAATCCGCCGATAAACAGCAGTGGAACCAGCGTTAGAATTAACGTCATAAAGACAATAGGCAACCCTTTAATAATTGGAAAGACTTCGCTGAAACCGGCAGGACGCTGCTTTGCTTCTTTTGGTAAAGCTTTTGGGAGCTCTTCATTTATTTGGAGCAACCATGTGACGCCGAACAGTCCAAGATAGGCTAATAATGAAAACAGATAGACCATTGATAAAGGAAGCTGAACGACTAAAATTCCTGCTACTGCGGTTCCAAGAACCCTTGATAAAGTAGACACATTCATATGAATACCATTCAGCTGAAGCAGTTCTTTTTCTTTCACAACGAGTGGCAAGGCAGCTTGGAGAGCAGGGAAATAAAAAGCTGCTGACATTTGGATAAAGACGAGAAAGACAATCATCCAGAGCACAGAATCCTGTTGAATAGCGATCAACATAAAGATCACGCTGATCGCTCTGACAAAACCGGAGGCAAGCATGACCGTTTTTTTACGCAACTGATCCGTAATTTTCCCTGCGAACGGACCGATCAGCACACCTGCGAGGAGGCCGGCTCCTAAAATCAATGACTTCATAAAATCAGACGGAACTTTCTCCTGCATAAATTCAAGATTGCCAATAATTCCGAGCCACAAACCGACTCCGGCAATAAACTCTCCGGTCAGCAGAATCCAGACATTTCGATTGCGAAACATGTTAAAACCTTCTTCCTTTTTTCCATATCAAAAAGTATGAGTGAAAGTATTTCGTTTGTCTACATAATTATAGGAGTTTACATTTTTATTAAAATAGGAGAATATTAGCATAGAGTGAGATCGACAGGAGGGGTGTTCAATGAATGCATATGCACAACTGGGATCATACATAATGCAAAAAAGTGAAGAGCTGGCAAGAGAATTGAATGAGAGCCTGGATAAAGAATTTGTCGAATCAAATTTACCTCCGGATGAACTGGCAGAGCTGAATGATTGGCGTGCAAAGTTTATCGGGTACATTGCGGAAGCGGTAAGGCAAAATGATTCTTCTGTAGTTTGGGCGGATATCAAGAAGTGGGCGCGCACGT
Coding sequences:
- a CDS encoding DUF1641 domain-containing protein — translated: MAKATKVIHRMEVSPEEKRRRDLEEIETRLLDNKDAVHELFDVLEQLQKREILQTLKSLFAKGDEVMDILVKTADSKETANSIKNLLLLLGTLGTLNVQQLEPLILKVNAGIARVAELDEKKEQQGYVTLLKSLNDPEVKRAMAVGAAFLKGLGIKQDEYERTSQKPGNQKTKAEGEQFDDIFTKEYYTLQKENGSSRPSSGDSGGSWVIPAGLLLAAIPISLLFKKKS
- a CDS encoding L-lactate MFS transporter, which translates into the protein MGEKKLKNRWLIAVAAVGIHISIGSVYSWSVFSNPLNEKHGWSSSDIALTFSIAILFLGLAAAFMGHFVEKHGPRKSGIVSTICFGIGMIGAGFADSIGNLYLLYFFYGALGGIGLGIGYITPVSTLVKWFPDRRGLATGLAIMGFGFASLIASPVIEMLINNIGISNTFFLLGAIYFVLMFSSSLYLAPPPKDFVPKGMTLEEKKEKENNKSTGDLAQLTANEAVKTVRFWALWIMLFINVTCGIAIIAVASPMAQDIAGMTAGAAALMVGIMGLFNGFGRLGWASISDYIGRPNVYTTFFVLQIAAFVLLPNVTNAIIFQILIFVILSCYGGGFASIPAYIGDLFGTKQLGAIHGYILTAWAAAGLVGPSVVTRIEEATNSYALTMYIFTGAFVVALIVSLLIRVNIKKIREENTQPAEATS
- the fdhD gene encoding formate dehydrogenase accessory sulfurtransferase FdhD, coding for MKDVTYKKRILRFTDGSAVWTEDTIATEQVLTIKLNGEEFVTMVCSPEYMEDLAVGYLASEGIIKSERDLSSVRLDEKAGFIHIESEKLNPLYKNLQNKRYITSCCGGSRQGFVFASDAMAAKKMDNITVRINPERCLDLMEKMQSGAEIFKETGGVHNASLCTADGEILLSRMDIGRHNALDKIYGHCLKNNVSVQDKIIVFSGRLSSEILLKVAKIGCEIVLSKSAPTERAIELAEELGITTVGFIRGRSFNIYTNPERIVM
- a CDS encoding sporulation protein: MLARMISALSPGKGKVDLVLNQNTLTPGEKITGTFRLKGPKQKAKVSRLECDLMKFDPDSKEEKAVEIAATIYMSQEIDDKEWKELPFTYVIPEHLAQHDEKCRYRFRTRLIFKNNVQYIDHDELKAEEKKND
- a CDS encoding MFS transporter, with protein sequence MFRNRNVWILLTGEFIAGVGLWLGIIGNLEFMQEKVPSDFMKSLILGAGLLAGVLIGPFAGKITDQLRKKTVMLASGFVRAISVIFMLIAIQQDSVLWMIVFLVFIQMSAAFYFPALQAALPLVVKEKELLQLNGIHMNVSTLSRVLGTAVAGILVVQLPLSMVYLFSLLAYLGLFGVTWLLQINEELPKALPKEAKQRPAGFSEVFPIIKGLPIVFMTLILTLVPLLFIGGFNLMVINISEIQNDPAIKGWIYTAEGIAFMIGAFVIKRIGESFSPYSILFGFSFVIGFSQFLLFFAYIPALSILSFAIFGFAVGCFFPTAATIFQTRIPKEFHGRFFSFRNMLDRIIFQVVLLLTGLLLDLIGLPLMVVVFGILSFAMTSVFYLRFRKLKSSPELASTHGGTIN